Proteins found in one Vagococcus carniphilus genomic segment:
- a CDS encoding DUF6681 family protein, giving the protein MEALIALLLTNIGKFLNYLNINPRLQNKIMTVVSVFPTLYILRIVRGYFSNKNYFKGSIYLIIFIVLTYFIILNFVYYFKNKKVKWDVTNMIEDIVPEDVTFDADHTVEIKGTAAHGIQGKKLPLIFNENSHIIIEQVVDELIEQKVITVQDLSKNDYLIDKYELIPFYKIRKQSLFIGSSYNDMKEVAKIELLDDADSLVPLGVFVLGGTYQVDGITYKEPYTIQLRIKDEKEDKPTEGMTRSSRSKKTSRF; this is encoded by the coding sequence ATGGAAGCTCTTATTGCATTGCTATTAACGAATATAGGTAAATTTTTGAATTATTTAAATATTAACCCTCGCTTGCAGAATAAAATTATGACTGTCGTGAGTGTTTTCCCAACTCTTTACATTTTAAGAATTGTTCGAGGCTACTTCTCAAATAAAAATTACTTTAAGGGGTCCATTTATTTAATTATTTTTATTGTTCTAACTTATTTTATTATTCTTAACTTTGTTTATTACTTTAAAAATAAAAAAGTTAAGTGGGATGTCACTAATATGATTGAAGATATCGTACCTGAGGATGTTACCTTTGATGCTGACCATACAGTGGAAATTAAAGGAACAGCAGCTCACGGTATTCAAGGTAAAAAATTACCTTTGATTTTTAATGAAAACAGCCATATTATTATTGAACAGGTCGTCGACGAATTAATCGAACAAAAAGTAATCACTGTACAAGATTTATCAAAAAATGATTACTTGATTGATAAGTACGAATTGATTCCTTTTTATAAAATCAGAAAGCAGTCTCTATTTATTGGTAGTAGCTATAATGATATGAAAGAGGTAGCTAAAATAGAATTATTAGATGACGCTGACAGTTTGGTTCCCTTAGGTGTCTTTGTTTTAGGAGGTACTTATCAAGTAGATGGTATTACCTATAAAGAGCCTTATACGATTCAATTACGAATCAAAGATGAAAAGGAAGATAAGCCAACAGAAGGAATGACCCGTTCTTCTAGAAGTAAAAAAACATCTCGATTTTAG
- a CDS encoding sensor histidine kinase — MKTIKKKVFLSLSLVFIFLFLILFTAIHYEITRSLLPVNSQMTQQTVDNKAREINAWFSERISEVATLADYSSRHHLSKDELFQETKALENRQSGIYESIRLVSEDGTSYSWITPSFLITDRPYFQKIKNTSLEYTISNALHSKEAKQDIIIILYRLPHVTSDNIAYIAAAVNVNKMQEMAEEIEIYDGTGTLVNQHDERAQSTNQLLSFKSSLPLLPEWQLVYQTTQKNLLRTGIHVQKIMIWLFLILAGTIFIFFLFQLDAFIKPIEALNKTMKRVGKGDQNIRSTITRNDEIGELSDEFNQMLQELYRFEEESIARNVRLLQEQVKPHFLYNTLNAVQWLAQTGELEKMEEMIEALSTYFRVGLNNGDTWSTFFNETEHLKSYLTIQNIRYEKNIELIVDYQDELNDLKLPNFILQPLVENAIYHGIRPLSTDKQRISLIAFDESDTTIIQIRNTGIMPSEEKILEISQFLEKDDSQKDLVGFGLYGVYTQLMYAFSNQINMRFFVENEECVVQIILPKGEFQNESTHY, encoded by the coding sequence ATGAAAACAATTAAGAAAAAAGTTTTTCTCAGTTTAAGTTTAGTCTTTATTTTTTTATTCCTTATCCTTTTTACTGCTATCCATTATGAAATCACACGTTCTTTACTACCTGTTAACTCTCAAATGACCCAACAAACAGTTGATAATAAAGCTAGGGAAATCAATGCTTGGTTTTCAGAAAGAATTAGTGAGGTAGCTACCTTAGCAGACTATAGTAGTAGACACCACCTCTCAAAGGATGAATTATTTCAAGAAACAAAAGCACTAGAAAATCGGCAGTCAGGTATTTACGAATCTATTCGCCTTGTCTCAGAAGATGGCACTTCTTATTCCTGGATTACACCCTCTTTTTTAATAACTGATCGCCCTTACTTTCAAAAAATAAAAAATACTTCTTTAGAATACACCATTAGTAACGCTCTTCATTCTAAAGAAGCTAAACAAGATATTATTATTATTCTGTACCGTTTACCACATGTTACCTCAGATAACATTGCTTATATTGCAGCCGCTGTAAATGTTAATAAGATGCAAGAAATGGCTGAAGAGATTGAAATTTATGATGGAACAGGAACTTTAGTTAACCAACATGATGAAAGAGCACAATCAACTAATCAACTCTTATCATTTAAAAGCAGTTTGCCTCTTTTACCCGAGTGGCAACTTGTTTATCAAACAACACAAAAGAACTTATTAAGAACAGGAATCCATGTTCAGAAAATTATGATTTGGCTATTTCTCATTTTAGCTGGAACCATTTTTATTTTCTTTCTTTTTCAACTGGATGCTTTTATTAAACCCATTGAAGCTCTCAACAAGACAATGAAACGCGTTGGAAAAGGAGACCAAAACATCCGCTCAACCATTACGCGAAATGACGAGATTGGAGAACTCTCTGATGAGTTTAATCAAATGTTACAAGAATTGTATCGATTTGAAGAAGAAAGTATCGCACGAAACGTTAGATTACTCCAAGAACAAGTTAAACCACATTTTTTGTATAATACATTAAATGCCGTTCAATGGTTAGCTCAAACTGGGGAATTAGAAAAGATGGAAGAAATGATCGAGGCTCTTAGTACTTACTTCAGAGTAGGTTTAAACAATGGCGATACTTGGTCAACCTTTTTTAACGAGACAGAACACTTAAAAAGTTACTTAACTATTCAAAATATTCGCTATGAAAAAAATATTGAACTAATAGTCGACTATCAGGATGAACTCAACGACTTAAAATTACCTAACTTCATTCTTCAACCGTTAGTTGAAAATGCTATTTATCACGGCATTCGTCCATTATCAACTGATAAACAAAGGATTAGTTTAATTGCTTTTGACGAATCTGATACAACTATTATTCAAATACGAAATACTGGTATCATGCCTTCTGAGGAAAAAATACTAGAGATTTCTCAATTTTTGGAAAAAGATGATAGCCAAAAAGACTTAGTTGGTTTTGGTTTATACGGAGTCTATACGCAATTGATGTATGCTTTTTCTAATCAAATCAACATGCGTTTCTTTGTTGAAAATGAAGAATGTGTTGTTCAAATAATATTGCCAAAAGGAGAGTTTCAAAATGAATCTACTCATTATTGA
- a CDS encoding GNAT family N-acetyltransferase, whose amino-acid sequence MKDFTHPKFPTIHIKLLTTTDDLEQLETLLTPFSVSRDTITSFIPEPRSKDSKYLYGIFDNDTLIGAIDLIEDYPAAQSSYIHQFILSEDYQTNNLPETLYLSLEKTAQETGTTLMHLNTQLNSDFWNNQGFEAHKKEI is encoded by the coding sequence ATGAAAGATTTTACACACCCGAAGTTTCCAACAATCCATATTAAACTATTAACAACTACTGACGATTTAGAGCAACTTGAAACATTACTGACACCTTTTTCCGTAAGTCGTGACACTATTACATCTTTTATCCCTGAGCCACGCTCAAAAGATAGTAAGTACTTATACGGTATTTTTGACAACGACACACTTATTGGTGCTATTGATTTAATTGAAGATTATCCAGCTGCACAAAGTTCTTATATTCATCAGTTCATTTTATCAGAAGACTATCAAACAAATAATTTACCAGAAACATTGTATCTTTCACTTGAGAAAACAGCACAAGAAACTGGAACAACATTAATGCACTTAAACACACAACTAAACTCTGATTTTTGGAATAATCAAGGTTTCGAAGCTCATAAAAAAGAAATTTAA
- a CDS encoding DUF421 domain-containing protein, with protein sequence MKEYLEIGIKLSIGLISLIFQMNLLGKSNLAPTSSLDQLQNFVLGGIIGGMIYNSQISVLQFFLVLIIWTFLVTLIKYLKENVSFVKKLIDGQPVILIKNGEVIVENCAKKGISASDLMFKLRASNVYDTRQVKRAIQEQNGQLTIILYGEELVRYPLITNGFVDEDMLETFEKDREWLDKELEKKNTELSNVYLGEYNNGNLYLSLYEKAKK encoded by the coding sequence ATGAAAGAGTATTTAGAAATAGGTATAAAGTTATCAATTGGATTAATTTCTTTAATTTTTCAAATGAACTTATTAGGAAAAAGTAATTTGGCACCAACCTCTAGTTTGGATCAATTACAAAATTTCGTGTTAGGGGGAATTATTGGGGGAATGATTTATAATAGTCAGATTTCTGTTCTTCAATTTTTTCTTGTTCTGATTATTTGGACATTTCTTGTGACATTAATTAAGTACTTAAAGGAAAATGTCAGCTTTGTTAAAAAATTAATTGATGGTCAACCAGTTATATTAATTAAAAATGGAGAAGTCATAGTGGAAAATTGTGCTAAAAAAGGTATATCTGCTAGTGATTTGATGTTCAAATTAAGAGCTTCGAATGTTTATGATACAAGACAAGTTAAACGAGCTATACAAGAACAAAATGGCCAATTAACGATTATTCTGTATGGGGAAGAACTAGTTCGCTATCCTCTCATAACAAATGGATTTGTTGATGAGGATATGTTAGAAACGTTTGAAAAAGATAGAGAGTGGTTAGACAAAGAGTTAGAAAAAAAGAATACAGAATTATCTAATGTTTATCTTGGAGAATATAATAATGGTAATTTGTATTTGAGTTTGTATGAAAAGGCAAAAAAATAG
- a CDS encoding IS256 family transposase, with translation MTNFTTEIMETLINKGDLDDLFRRHLELAINTLLQAELTAFLDYEKYDRTGFNSGNSRNGNYSRSFKTEYGELNLAIPRDRNGEFSQQTLPAYKRSNDSLETTIIQLFQKGITMSEISELIEKMYGHYYTPQTISNITQIVSEDVVAFKERSLESQYSIIFMDATHIPLKRQTVSKEAVYIVIGIRLDGTKEVLGFSIAPTESSYVWKEILQDLKDRGLEEVLLVVTDGLSGIDDSIHSIYPNAQFQQCCVHISRNIAHKVRVSDRQEVCNDFKLVYQAASKEEAMNQISFMIDKWKKQYPRVVKLLMNPAILTFYNFPPSIRRTIYSTNLIEGFNKQLKKYTKRKEQFPNEESLERFLVSQFNNYNQKFLCRIHKGFKEIQDTLESMF, from the coding sequence ATGACTAATTTTACTACAGAAATTATGGAAACACTAATCAATAAAGGTGATTTGGATGACTTATTCCGTCGTCATCTAGAATTAGCTATCAATACACTGCTACAAGCTGAATTAACGGCTTTTCTTGATTATGAGAAATATGATCGCACTGGTTTTAATTCAGGTAATTCCCGAAATGGGAATTATTCTCGTTCATTTAAAACAGAGTATGGAGAATTAAATTTGGCAATTCCTAGAGATAGAAATGGAGAGTTTTCTCAACAAACGTTGCCTGCTTATAAAAGAAGTAACGACTCTTTAGAAACCACCATTATCCAATTATTTCAAAAAGGAATCACTATGTCTGAAATCTCTGAGTTGATTGAAAAAATGTATGGTCATTACTATACACCACAAACCATTTCCAATATCACTCAAATAGTATCTGAAGATGTTGTTGCTTTTAAAGAAAGGTCCTTAGAATCCCAATACTCAATCATTTTTATGGATGCTACTCACATTCCTTTAAAAAGACAAACTGTCTCAAAAGAAGCTGTATATATTGTCATAGGTATCCGACTGGATGGGACCAAAGAGGTTCTTGGGTTTAGTATTGCTCCAACTGAGTCTTCGTATGTTTGGAAAGAAATACTTCAAGACCTAAAAGACCGTGGTTTAGAAGAGGTTTTATTAGTCGTAACTGATGGTTTAAGCGGCATTGACGATAGTATCCATAGTATTTATCCAAATGCTCAATTTCAACAATGTTGTGTCCATATCTCTAGAAATATTGCTCATAAGGTTCGTGTTAGTGATCGACAAGAAGTCTGTAATGATTTTAAATTGGTTTATCAAGCAGCTTCAAAAGAAGAAGCTATGAATCAAATAAGTTTTATGATAGATAAATGGAAAAAGCAGTATCCACGAGTAGTTAAATTACTCATGAATCCTGCTATATTAACCTTTTATAATTTTCCTCCATCAATCAGAAGAACCATTTATTCAACTAACTTGATTGAAGGTTTTAACAAACAATTAAAGAAATATACAAAAAGAAAAGAACAATTCCCTAATGAAGAATCTCTAGAGAGATTCTTAGTTTCTCAATTCAACAACTATAATCAGAAATTTTTGTGTCGGATTCATAAAGGTTTTAAAGAAATACAAGATACATTAGAATCAATGTTTTAA
- a CDS encoding MucBP domain-containing protein: protein MKKVKLTTVTLALLAGTVVAPVVSTTVRAEEANKVAQVDENKKEVEGEKTLTSEQPNTQLDQKKEEPKQDTTTPKAVEKTELEKAKEAAIADAQMLLGMNYISEEEFMRIDMGVANATTVEEVKAVVNGTTKPTKPTDPVKPAEKTELEKAKEAAMADAKMQLDMDYISYEEYMRIDMAVANATTVEAVNEIIKPAKPTEPVKPVEKTELEKAKEKAMADAKMQLGMDYISYEEYLRIDMAIANATTIEAVNEIMGYKPTEPTKPEVDKELEAAKNQAFAELKAMVDEGIVGYEDGLVLMDKINDAKSIDELKSLGFLNETKPEIDKELEAAKDQAFAELKEWFNEGLVTYEESWELTGKINDAKSIDELKALGFLNEVKPEIDKELEAAKDRAFAELKEWFNEGLVTYEEAWELTGKINDAKSIDELKALGFLKETEEVVENKSTITVKYVDQDGKEIKEADTLTKEKGTKHTFKAAEISRYELQGPSSLEVEFSDVPQTITFTYKAIEEVKETESTVTVKYVDQDGKEIKEADTLTKEIGAKHTFKAAEIAGYVVEGPSSLDVEFSDSPQTITFTYKAVEEAKETESTVTVKHVDQAGKEIKAADTLTKEIGTKHTFKAAEIAGYVVEGPSSLDVEFSDSPQTITFTYKSVEEAKETESTVTVKYVDQAGKEIKAADTLTKEIGAKHTFKAAEIAGYVVEGPSSLDVEFSDSPQTITFTYKSVEEAKENQSTITVKYVDKSGKEIKESESLTKEIGTKHTFKAAKIKGYKLVSPESLELTFSDGPQNVEFVYEKDNTNSNNNNNNNNNSNNNNNSNNNNNSKGKPVATTNKKSSLPQTGEEVNTGAVTGGLLSMLTAAFVFFRKKR, encoded by the coding sequence ATGAAAAAAGTAAAATTAACAACAGTAACATTAGCTTTATTGGCAGGAACGGTAGTAGCACCTGTCGTATCAACTACAGTAAGGGCTGAGGAAGCAAATAAGGTAGCCCAAGTTGATGAAAATAAAAAAGAAGTAGAAGGTGAAAAGACACTTACTAGTGAACAACCAAATACTCAATTAGATCAAAAGAAAGAAGAACCAAAACAAGATACAACAACTCCTAAAGCTGTTGAAAAAACAGAATTAGAAAAAGCCAAAGAAGCGGCAATAGCAGACGCTCAAATGCTATTAGGTATGAATTATATTTCAGAAGAAGAATTTATGAGAATTGATATGGGAGTTGCAAATGCAACAACAGTTGAGGAAGTAAAAGCAGTTGTAAATGGAACAACAAAACCAACAAAACCAACGGATCCAGTAAAACCAGCTGAAAAAACAGAATTAGAAAAAGCCAAAGAAGCAGCAATGGCAGATGCAAAAATGCAATTAGACATGGATTATATTTCATATGAAGAATATATGCGAATCGATATGGCAGTTGCAAATGCAACAACAGTTGAAGCAGTTAATGAGATTATTAAGCCAGCAAAACCAACTGAACCAGTGAAACCAGTTGAAAAAACAGAACTAGAAAAAGCTAAAGAAAAAGCAATGGCAGATGCAAAAATGCAATTAGGTATGGATTATATTTCATATGAAGAGTATCTAAGAATTGATATGGCAATTGCTAATGCGACAACAATCGAAGCAGTTAATGAGATTATGGGTTACAAACCAACAGAACCAACAAAACCAGAAGTAGATAAAGAATTAGAAGCAGCTAAAAATCAAGCTTTCGCAGAATTAAAAGCTATGGTTGATGAAGGTATCGTTGGCTATGAAGACGGTCTTGTGTTAATGGATAAAATTAATGATGCAAAATCAATTGATGAACTAAAATCTCTAGGCTTTTTAAATGAAACAAAACCAGAAATTGATAAAGAATTAGAAGCAGCTAAAGATCAAGCTTTTGCAGAATTGAAAGAATGGTTTAATGAAGGTTTAGTAACTTATGAGGAATCATGGGAATTAACAGGTAAAATTAATGATGCAAAATCAATTGATGAGCTAAAAGCGTTAGGTTTTTTAAATGAAGTAAAACCAGAAATTGATAAAGAATTAGAAGCGGCTAAAGATCGTGCTTTTGCAGAATTAAAAGAGTGGTTTAATGAAGGTTTAGTGACTTATGAAGAAGCTTGGGAACTGACAGGTAAAATTAACGATGCAAAATCAATTGATGAATTAAAAGCATTAGGGTTCTTAAAAGAAACTGAAGAAGTAGTAGAAAATAAGAGTACAATAACAGTTAAATATGTAGACCAAGATGGAAAAGAAATAAAAGAAGCTGACACGTTAACAAAAGAAAAAGGAACAAAACATACATTTAAAGCAGCAGAAATTTCAAGATATGAATTACAAGGTCCATCAAGTTTAGAAGTAGAATTTAGTGATGTGCCACAAACAATTACATTTACATACAAAGCAATTGAAGAAGTAAAGGAAACAGAAAGCACAGTAACAGTGAAGTATGTAGACCAAGATGGAAAAGAAATAAAAGAAGCTGACACGTTAACAAAAGAAATTGGAGCAAAACATACGTTTAAAGCAGCAGAAATTGCTGGCTATGTAGTAGAAGGCCCATCAAGCTTAGATGTAGAGTTTAGTGATTCACCACAAACAATTACATTTACTTACAAAGCTGTTGAAGAAGCAAAAGAAACAGAAAGTACAGTAACAGTGAAACATGTAGATCAAGCTGGAAAAGAAATAAAAGCAGCAGATACGTTAACAAAAGAAATTGGAACAAAACATACGTTTAAAGCAGCAGAAATTGCTGGCTATGTAGTAGAAGGCCCATCAAGTTTAGATGTAGAATTTAGTGATTCACCACAAACAATTACATTTACTTACAAATCTGTTGAAGAAGCAAAAGAAACAGAAAGTACAGTAACAGTGAAGTATGTAGACCAAGCTGGAAAAGAAATAAAAGCAGCAGATACGTTAACAAAAGAAATTGGGGCAAAACATACATTTAAGGCAGCAGAAATTGCTGGCTATGTAGTAGAAGGTCCATCAAGCTTAGATGTAGAGTTTAGTGACTCACCACAAACAATTACATTTACATACAAATCTGTTGAAGAAGCAAAAGAAAATCAAAGTACTATCACAGTTAAATATGTAGATAAATCTGGAAAAGAGATTAAAGAATCAGAAAGCTTAACAAAAGAAATTGGGACAAAACATACATTTAAAGCAGCTAAAATTAAAGGGTATAAATTAGTTAGTCCAGAATCATTAGAGTTAACGTTCTCAGACGGCCCTCAAAATGTAGAATTTGTTTATGAGAAAGATAATACTAACTCAAATAATAATAACAACAACAATAATAACTCAAATAACAATAATAACTCAAATAACAATAATAATAGCAAGGGCAAACCTGTAGCAACTACTAACAAAAAATCTTCATTACCTCAAACTGGTGAAGAAGTAAATACTGGAGCAGTTACTGGTGGATTATTATCAATGTTAACAGCTGCATTTGTATTTTTCAGAAAAAAAAGATAG
- a CDS encoding DUF3290 domain-containing protein, protein MEFYTYQYFVNQSGQSHLMKYIIFVSLLALLLLVILKKFRSRDKMKYRDLIILVSLAIVFMAGMQVNEYEVGKNDRNNSFQMVNFLDNISENQKKEPKELAVNSKYVKDEMLIKIDNTYYQINMNADLSSFKLEETYLLNVDQVKMVEE, encoded by the coding sequence ATGGAATTTTATACGTATCAATATTTTGTCAATCAATCAGGTCAAAGTCATCTGATGAAGTATATTATATTTGTCAGTTTGTTAGCATTATTACTTCTTGTGATTTTAAAAAAATTCCGAAGTCGGGATAAAATGAAGTACCGGGATTTGATTATTTTAGTTTCTTTAGCAATTGTATTCATGGCTGGTATGCAAGTAAATGAGTATGAGGTTGGTAAGAATGATCGAAATAATTCATTTCAAATGGTAAATTTTTTAGATAATATCAGTGAGAACCAAAAAAAAGAACCTAAAGAGTTAGCTGTGAATTCTAAATATGTTAAAGATGAGATGCTAATAAAAATTGATAATACTTACTATCAAATTAATATGAATGCTGATTTGTCTTCTTTTAAATTAGAAGAAACATATTTATTGAATGTGGATCAAGTCAAAATGGTGGAGGAGTAA
- a CDS encoding flavocytochrome c, with product MKKFARSLTTILALGLLASCGAKSSTGDGTYEGKGNGKHGDIKVEVTLKDSKIDKIKVKEHGENKVLAEPVYDELQETIVAKNSPEVDVVTGSTATSEGYIEAVEDAIKKAGVTLVASKNTGKKQEKEKELQEFDVVVVGSGGAGFSAAIEAKEAGKSVVIIEKMPAVGGNTLISGAEMNVPNNWVQKKLGIKGDSPEKMAEDTIKGGDKLGDPHMIEVMTKNALPAAEWLKDDIKVEFLDDQLFQFGGHSYKRALIPKGHTGQEVITKFRAKADELKIPIKLNTTATELIQDDNKKVTGVKATNKKDQTISYMAKDGVVLTTGGFGSNVEMRKKYNKKMDESYMSTVTEGSTGDGIVMAEKIGADLTNMDSIQTYPICNPKTGVISLLADTRFDGAILVNQEGKRFVEELERRDVISNAILEQTGGYTYQLWNDKINDISGTMEVHEAEYNELLKQKMIVKADTLEEAAKFFDIDVKNLEETVKKVNQYAKEGKDKDFNHRGKLVSLDKGPYYIEKAVPSVHHTMGGLVINDKTEVLDKDGKAIDGLYAAGELTGVIHGSNRLGGNAITDIIVFGRIAGQEVAK from the coding sequence ATGAAAAAGTTTGCTAGAAGTTTAACGACTATTCTAGCCTTAGGGTTACTTGCTTCATGTGGTGCTAAAAGTAGCACAGGAGATGGAACTTATGAAGGTAAAGGAAATGGGAAACACGGAGACATTAAGGTTGAAGTGACACTAAAGGATAGCAAGATTGATAAAATTAAAGTGAAAGAGCATGGTGAAAACAAAGTATTAGCAGAACCTGTTTATGATGAATTACAAGAAACGATTGTTGCTAAAAATTCACCAGAAGTTGATGTGGTGACAGGCTCTACTGCAACTAGTGAAGGCTATATCGAAGCTGTAGAAGATGCGATTAAAAAAGCTGGTGTAACACTGGTTGCAAGTAAAAATACTGGAAAAAAACAAGAAAAAGAAAAAGAGTTACAAGAATTTGATGTTGTAGTAGTCGGTTCTGGTGGAGCTGGTTTCAGTGCAGCGATTGAAGCTAAAGAAGCCGGAAAATCAGTAGTTATCATAGAGAAGATGCCTGCTGTAGGTGGAAATACGTTAATTTCCGGAGCAGAAATGAATGTACCTAATAACTGGGTACAAAAGAAATTAGGTATCAAAGGGGATTCTCCTGAAAAAATGGCAGAGGATACAATCAAAGGTGGAGATAAATTAGGCGATCCACATATGATTGAAGTGATGACAAAAAATGCTTTGCCAGCTGCTGAATGGTTAAAAGATGATATTAAAGTTGAATTTTTAGATGATCAATTATTCCAATTTGGTGGACATTCTTATAAACGTGCTCTAATACCTAAGGGGCACACTGGTCAAGAAGTTATTACTAAATTTAGAGCAAAAGCTGATGAATTAAAAATCCCAATTAAATTAAACACAACAGCAACAGAATTGATTCAAGATGATAATAAAAAAGTAACAGGTGTCAAAGCTACCAATAAAAAAGACCAAACAATCTCTTATATGGCTAAAGATGGTGTTGTTTTAACAACAGGTGGATTTGGTTCGAATGTTGAAATGCGTAAAAAATATAACAAAAAAATGGATGAAAGTTATATGTCTACTGTAACTGAAGGTTCTACAGGTGACGGTATTGTAATGGCTGAAAAAATTGGAGCGGACTTAACGAATATGGATAGTATTCAAACTTATCCAATTTGTAATCCTAAAACAGGAGTTATCTCTTTATTAGCTGATACTCGTTTTGATGGAGCTATTTTAGTTAATCAAGAAGGTAAACGTTTTGTTGAGGAATTAGAACGTCGTGATGTTATTTCTAACGCTATTTTAGAACAAACAGGCGGCTATACGTATCAATTATGGAATGATAAAATTAACGATATTTCAGGAACGATGGAAGTTCACGAAGCTGAATACAATGAATTATTAAAACAAAAAATGATTGTTAAAGCTGATACATTAGAAGAAGCAGCGAAGTTCTTTGATATTGATGTGAAGAACTTAGAAGAAACGGTTAAAAAAGTAAATCAATATGCCAAAGAGGGTAAAGACAAAGACTTTAATCACCGCGGTAAATTAGTTTCTTTAGATAAGGGTCCATACTATATTGAAAAAGCAGTTCCTTCAGTACATCATACAATGGGTGGATTAGTGATCAACGATAAAACGGAAGTACTAGATAAAGATGGTAAAGCAATTGATGGTCTTTATGCAGCAGGTGAATTAACAGGAGTGATTCACGGAAGTAACCGTCTGGGTGGTAATGCTATTACTGATATTATTGTCTTTGGACGCATTGCAGGACAAGAAGTAGCAAAATAA
- a CDS encoding TetR/AcrR family transcriptional regulator produces MGVRETKKKELQEKILKAAKELFLEEEFDQVTMSKIAKRAGVGLGTAYNYYASKEELYLVAGGTAYILGAESDIDSMPDSVEELIDIIVDEMKKMTTIEKSSWRVSLSSLTKAAEKKPALFLELVEIDHLFIEKVKVVINKLQTKGDIKADVSVSLLVELIYDAIFTSLLFYFYNEEETVEELFNKISDKLLMLLKA; encoded by the coding sequence TTGGGAGTAAGAGAAACTAAGAAAAAAGAATTACAAGAGAAGATTTTAAAAGCGGCTAAGGAATTATTCTTGGAAGAAGAATTTGATCAAGTAACTATGAGTAAAATAGCTAAGAGAGCAGGTGTAGGCTTAGGGACAGCTTATAATTACTATGCATCAAAAGAAGAATTGTATTTAGTAGCAGGAGGAACAGCCTATATTTTAGGAGCAGAATCAGATATAGACAGTATGCCTGATTCTGTTGAAGAATTGATTGATATAATTGTGGATGAAATGAAAAAAATGACTACTATTGAAAAAAGTTCATGGCGAGTTTCGTTGTCTTCATTAACAAAAGCAGCTGAAAAGAAACCGGCACTTTTTTTAGAATTAGTTGAGATAGATCATTTATTTATAGAAAAGGTTAAAGTAGTGATTAATAAACTACAAACTAAGGGTGATATAAAAGCAGACGTTTCTGTTTCACTGCTAGTAGAACTAATTTATGATGCTATTTTTACTAGTCTACTATTTTATTTTTATAATGAAGAAGAAACAGTGGAAGAATTATTTAATAAAATATCAGATAAATTATTAATGTTATTAAAAGCTTAG